From one Coffea eugenioides isolate CCC68of chromosome 11, Ceug_1.0, whole genome shotgun sequence genomic stretch:
- the LOC113752505 gene encoding ATP-dependent DNA helicase Q-like 4B produces MFWKVWEALSNLELFPGKYVKPGDPDETSLPPEQSNFTPSVSKLLSFTQADILEFRPEDSSHVEKHGVSAAFMEAEHCVVDIESSNNERWSSDNFPWAKELEELGKKLYVNFSLEPEQREVINATMIGHDVFAEMPAGLGSRVTYELLARLCPGMTVVVVPFAPVVAVRVEDPVPGRKSMGLSDLMKLTEQQRTLGELVTERCEFKLVYVTADDTITQSKLLLEHLKTLYDRELLTRIFIEDVESGLGIFKQKFPSVPLVALASIPTDCGRDEVVNILGLVNYIHFKKRRIHSRVSSSKQSKQGKCEPTSSKCSLTIEKCYGLESVQIVMHK; encoded by the exons ATGTTCTGGAAGGTTTGGGAAGCTCTTTCCAATCTTGAGCTCTTTCCTGGGAAATATGTAAAACCCGGAGATCCTGATGAGACAAGTTTGCCACCAGAACAGTCCAACTTTACTCCATCAGTTTCCAAACTTCTTTCATTTACACAGGCAGATATT CTAGAATTTCGTCCAGAAGATTCAAGTCACGTCGAAAAGCATGGAGTTTCAGCAGCATTTATGGAAGCAGAACATTGTGTCGTGGATATTGAAAGTTCAAACAATGAAAGATGGAGTAGCGACAACTTTCCATGGGCAAAGGAGCTAGAG GAACTCGGCAAAAAATTATATGTCAATTTTTCTTTGGAACCGGAGCAAAGAGAAGTGATCAATGCAACTATGATTGGACACGATGTTTTTGCAGAAATGCCAGCCGGATTAGGAAGTAGAGTGACATATGAG CTCCTTGCTCGTTTATGTCCTGGGATGACTGTGGTTGTTGTCCCATTTGCTCCCGTAGTCGCCGTTCGAGTTGAGGATCCAGTACCG GGAAGAAAATCTATGGGTCTATCTGACTTAATGAAGCTGACTGAACAACAGAGGACTCTGGGGGAGCTTGTGACAGAACGTTGTGAATTCAAGCTGGTATATGTCACCGCTGACGACACAATTACCCA GAGTAAGCTACTTCTGGAACACTTGAAAACTCTATATGATCGTGAATTGCTTACTAGAATTTTCATTGAAGATGTTGAATCT GGTCTTGGTATCTTTAAACAGAAGTTTCCAAGTGTGCCTCTTGTGGCCTTGGCTTCTATCCCCACAGACTGTGGCAGAGATGAGGTAGTCAACATTTTGGGCCTTGTGAACTACATTCATTTTAAGAAGAGGCGTATACACTCGAG AGTCTCCTCCTCTAAACAATCTAAACAGGGTAAATGTGAACCAACTTCATCAAAATGCTCATTGACAATAGAAAAGTGTTATGGCCTGGAATCAGTCCAAATTGTCATGCACAAATGA
- the LOC113752506 gene encoding uncharacterized protein LOC113752506 has protein sequence MAEGTRMKSFEEQLRKQDVRIQAVLDSMVADKQVMEERLETNQREMRALMEANNSELKNFVSNQISSILRSLQGDKGILGNPTGLADRTPNHRASGVQNVRHGEFGSLSGREGPHWPMGVPRLDFPRFDGHSPKEWIRKCEKFFQLFRTPKEQQIDLVELHLEGKADLWYQNFKKDRGIVHWKDFSLEICRRFSTVGEADAVEEFSKLSQSSTVLAYQEKFEELRSIVMIQVPELTESYYISSFLSGLRGEIKSAVKMHRPDTLQAAFEMARWQEHHLELVHKFSRTTLKSTLHSGSYGLTKGTQGVQDPGARQASTSPTDYSKKSNSQQVFRKISPTEFQYRKEHNLCFRCGDRFTPGHTCKSKGVHMMLIEDEEKGEAEQTTEEEEVIEYMGNQQEQDVMLTLHAMTGELSSSVIKMQGQFKNRQLTILLDGGSTNCFIRRSVAQLYPETVQKHRPFKVKIADGKELHCDQWIPGMQWDMQGHIFTHDVFVMDLEPYDMILGVDWMKSYSPITFDFKRLNLFFEKGGEHVVLKGDSNNANVRMQQGSTAHKYVRHKIRKALQQSCMVKVHNSQVISEPDSLTQLLAKYDDIFAEPKILPPNRCHDHQIPLKPDAKPFKISPYRYPHVQKNEIDKQVKDMLTSGLIQISHSPFASPALLVKKKDGSWRLCIDYRQLNNLTIKDKFPIPIIDDLLDELHGARVFSKIDLRSGYHQIRMRPEDIHKTAFRTHSGLYEFLVMPFGLTNAPATFQALMNSVFEPYIRKFVLVFFDDILIYSPDYKTHLHHLSLVLGTLRKHSLFAKMSKCSFGQNQVEYLGHVITSEGVNTDPSKVEAMLSWPTPTCLKALRGFLGLTGYYRRFVKGYGEIAKPLTELLKKDQFAWSAVAESAFQQL, from the coding sequence ATGGCTGAAGGTACTCGAATGAAAAGCTTTGAGGAGCAACTCAGGAAACAAGATGTCAGAATCCAAGCAGTCCTTGACTCCATGGTTGCAGACAAGCAAGTCATGGAAGAAAGACTGGAGACAAATCAAAGGGAGATGCGAGCATTAATGGAGGCCAATAATTCAGAACTGAAAAACTTTGTGAGTAATCAAATTAGCTCGATTTTGAGGAGTTTGCAAGGCGACAAGGGAATCTTGGGAAATCCTACTGGTTTAGCAGATCGAACTCCTAATCATCGAGCTAGTGGAGTTCAAAATGTCAGGCATGGTGAATTTGGCAGTTTATCTGGCAGAGAGGGTCCGCATTGGCCCATGGGGGTTCCCAGGCTGGACTTTCCCAGATTTGATGGCCATAGTCCCAAGGAATGGATCAGGAAGTGTGAAAAGTTCTTCCAACTGTTTCGCACTCCTAAAGAACAGCAGATTGACTTGGTGGAACTACACTTAGAAGGCAAGGCAGATCTCTGGTATCAGAATTTCAAAAAGGATCGAGGAATAGTTCATTGGAAGGATTTCAGTTTGGAAATATGTAGGAGGTTCAGCACTGTAGGGGAAGCAGATGCGGTGGAGGAGTTCAGCAAGCTCAGCCAATCATCCACTGTATTGGCTTATCAGGAAAAGTTTGAAGAGTTGAGGTCCATTGTAATGATCCAGGTGCCAGAACTGACTGAATCTTACTACATTTCTAGTTTCCTAAGTGGATTGAGGGGGGAAATTAAGTCTGCTGTGAAGATGCATAGGCCAGACACTCTACAAGCTGCCTTTGAGATGGCTAGATGGCAGGAGCATCATTTGGAGCTTGTTCACAAGTTCAGCAGGACCACACTCAAGAGTACATTGCACTCAGGCTCCTATGGTCTTACCAAGGGAACGCAGGGAGTCCAGGATCCAGGAGCAAGGCAGGCTAGTACTTCGCCAACAGACTACAGCAAGAAGTCCAATTCACAGCAAGTTTTTAGGAAGATTTCTCCTACTGAATTCCAATACAGGAAGGAGCACAACCTATGCTTTAGGTGTGGGGACAGATTTACTCCCGGACACACTTGTAAGAGCAAGGGGGTCCACATGATGTTAATAGAAGATGAGGAAAAAGGTGAGGCAGAACAAACAACAGAAGAAGAGGAAGTTATTGAGTACATGGGAAACCAGCAGGAGCAGGATGTGATGTTGACTCTGCATGCAATGACAGGGGAATTATCCTCAAGTGTCATCAAAATGCAGGGGCAGTTCAAGAATCGTCAGCTGACAATCTtattggatggaggaagtaccAATTGTTTTATCAGGAGATCAGTGGCTCAGTTGTACCCAGAAACTGTGCAGAAGCATAGGCCTTTTAAGGTCAAGATTGCTGATGGCAAAGAGCTGCACTGTGACCAATGGATTCCAGGAATGCAGTGGGACATGCAGGGCCACATATTTACACATGATGTATTTGTCATGGACCTGGAACCTTATGATATGATCCTTGGGGTGGATTGGATGAAATCCTACAGCCCCATTACCTTTGATTTCAAGAGACTAAACCTGTTTTTTGAGAAGGGAGGAGAGCACGTGGTGTTAAAAGGAGACTCCAACAATGCAAACGTTAGAATGCAGCAAGGCTCAACAGCTCATAAATATGTCAGACATAAGATCAGGAAGGCTCTGCAGCAATCTTGTATGGTGAAGGTTCACAACTCACAGGTAATTTCTGAACCAGATTCTCTTACTCAGTTGTTGGCCAAATATGATGATATCTTTGCAGAACCTAAAATTCTTCCCCCAAACAGATGCCATGATCACCAAATCCCCCTTAAACCAGATGCCAAACCTTTCAAAATTTCCCCATATAGGTACCCCCATGTacagaaaaatgaaattgacaagcAAGTGAAGGACATGCTAACCTCTGGTCTTATACAAATTAGCCACAGCCCCTTTGCATCACCTGCTCTCTtagttaaaaagaaagatgggagcTGGAGGCTTTGTATTGATTATAGACAACTGAACAATCTTACCATCAAAGATAAATTTCCAATCCCTATTATAGATGACTTACTGGATGAGTTACATGGAGCCAGGGTCTTCTCTAAAATTGATCTGCGATCAGGCTATCACCAAATCAGAATGAGACCTGAGGACATCCATAAAACTGCTTTTAGAACTCATTCTGGACTTTATGAATTTCTTGTAATGCCATTTGGCCTGACAAATGCCCCCGCCACCTTTCAAGCACTAATGAACTCAGTTTTTGAACCTTACATCAGAAAATTTGTCCTTGTGTTCTTTGATGACATTCTGATCTATAGTCCAGATTATAAAACCCACTTACACCACTTATCCTTAGTATTAGGAACCTTGAGAAAGCACTCCTTGTTTGCAAAGATGTCTAAATGTTCTTTTGGTCAAAACCAAGTAGAGTATCTGGGACATGTTATCACTAGTGAAGGTGTGAATACTGACCCATCCAAGGTGGAGGCTATGCTGTCTTGGCCAACTCCTACTTGTTTAAAGGCCCTCAGAGGATTTTTGGGCCTAACAGGGTATTACAGGAGGTTTGTTAAGGGGTATGGTGAAATTGCTAAGCCCCTCACTGAGTTACTGAAGAAGGATCAATTTGCTTGGAGTGCTGTTGCAGAATCTGCATTTCAACAGTTGTAG
- the LOC113753450 gene encoding glucan endo-1,3-beta-glucosidase 3-like: MRGFAESMIICVSLNSHESDGFIGVNIGTDLSDMPDPTQVVALLKAQQIRHVRLYDADRAMLLALANTGIRVTVSVPNDQLLGIGQSNATAANWVSRNVIAHIPATNITAIAVGSEVLTTLPNAAPVLVSAMNFIQSALVASNLASQIKVSTPHSSSIILDSFPPSQAFFNRTLEPVMVPLLKFLKSTGSFLMLNVYPYYDYVQSNGAIPLDYALFRPLPPTKEAVDRNTLLHYTNVFDAVVDAAYFAMSYLNFTNIPIIITESGWPSKGDSSEPDATLDNANTYNSNLIRHVLNNTGTPKHPGIALSTYIYELYNEDLRPGSISEKNWGLFNANGVPVYILHLTGSGTVLANDTTNQTYCVAKEGADKKLLQAALDWACGPGKVDCNPLMQGNPCYDPDTVVAHASYAFDAYYHKMGMTDGTCDFNGVATVTTSDPSHNSCIFPGSGGRNRTTTNGTSLAPSSNSTVSGCHSQYLNEKGVLFNSITLGLLLWGVAFL; the protein is encoded by the exons ATGAGGGGCTTTGCTGAGTCAATGATCATTTGTGTCTCCCTAAACAGTCATGAATCAG ATGGTTTCATTGGTGTAAATATAGGTACAGACCTGTCTGACATGCCTGACCCAACTCAGGTTGTGGCCCTTCTCAAGGCTCAGCAAATCCGGCATGTCAGGTTGTATGATGCTGACAGAGCTATGTTACTCGCACTTGCTAATACTGGAATTCGTGTAACTGTATCAGTACCAAATGATCAACTGTTGGGAATTGGACAGTCAAATGCCACAGCAGCCAATTGGGTTTCCCGAAATGTTATTGCCCATATTCCTGCTACCAACATCACTGCTATAGCTGTTGGATCTGAAGTTCTGACAACCCTTCCAAATGCTGCCCCAGTCCTGGTCTCTGCAATGAATTTCATCCAGTCTGCCCTAGTTGCTTCTAATCTTGCTTCCCAGATAAAAGTATCCACCCCGCACTCTTCTTCCATTATTCTTGATTCATTCCCACCTTCTCAAGCATTTTTCAACCGCACCTTGGAGCCAGTCATGGTTCCCTTGCTCAAGTTTTTGAAGTCTACTGGCTCCTTCCTTATGCTCAACGTTTACCCATATTATGATTATGTACAATCAAATGGTGCAATCCCGTTAGACTATGCTTTGTTTCGTCCTCTTCCTCCGACCAAGGAAGCTGTTGACCGTAACACTCTTCTGCACTATACTAATGTTTTTGATGCAGTAGTGGATGCAGCATATTTTGCCATGTCCTATCTGAACTTCACCAATATTCCCATAATAATCACTGAATCTGGTTGGCCTTCAAAGGGTGACTCTTCTGAGCCAGATGCCACTCTAGATAATGCTAATACTTACAATAGTAACCTTATCAGGCATGTTCTTAACAACACAGGGACTCCAAAACACCCTGGGATTGCACTGAGCACCTACATCTATGAGCTATACAATGAAGATCTGAGACCAGGGTCTATTTCAGAGAAGAACTGGGGACTTTTTAATGCCAATGGTGTACCTGTTTATATCCTACACTTGACAGGTTCTGGGACTGTTCTTGCAAATGACACCACGAATCAGACTTACTGTGTTGCGAAGGAAGGAGCTGATAAGAAGTTGCTGCAAGCAGCCCTCGATTGGGCTTGTGGCCCTGGAAAAGTGGATTGCAATCCGTTAATGCAAGGAAATCCATGTTATGATCCGGATACTGTGGTAGCACATGCATCATATGCTTTTGATGCCTATTATCACAAGATGGGTATGACAGATGGAACTTGTGACTTCAATGGGGTTGCCACCGTCACAACCTCGGATCCCA GTCATAATTCATGTATATTTCCAGGAAG TGGTGGGAGGAATAGGACCACCACAAATGGCACCTCTCTAGCTCCATCGTCGAACTCCACGGTATCTGGCTGCCATTCACAATATTTAAACGAGAAAGGTGTCCTTTTTAACTCCATAACACTTGGTCTTTTGCTCTGGGGTGTTGCTTTCTTGTAA